One genomic segment of Drosophila melanogaster chromosome 3L includes these proteins:
- the CG14561 gene encoding uncharacterized protein, isoform A — protein sequence METSEAVNTCEEGDQLNGSFRLQCSMSSVDMESESDLSLAFEREEQIPDGGCDELPAFEIRAFSPHGRTPSPIDDLDLSDIETPKQPQRQHLLPEEEPQNDPQYVALHEINAQISPPNDADDSNSLETIFEGVFLSTPPRDKASSSGNSRFTPKRGRANLIELMANRLHGGKENQSPGARVSDPHLPSPLKDPT from the coding sequence ATGGAGACCTCGGAAGCGGTGAATACGTGTGAGGAGGGAGACCAGCTGAACGGCTCCTTCCGCCTGCAGTGCTCGATGTCCTCCGTGGATATGGAGAGCGAGAGTGACCTCTCGCTGGCATTCGAGCGCGAGGAGCAAATACCGGATGGCGGCTGCGACGAGCTGCCGGCCTTCGAGATCCGCGCCTTCTCGCCGCATGGACGCACCCCGTCGCCCATCGACGATCTCGATCTGTCGGACATCGAGACGCCCAAGCAGCCGCAGAGGCAGCATCTCCTTCCGGAAGAGGAACCCCAGAACGATCCTCAGTACGTTGCCCTACACGAGATAAACGCCCAGATCAGCCCGCCCAATGACGCCGACGACTCCAACAGCTTGGAGACGATCTTCGAGGGCGTTTTCCTGAGCACCCCGCCCCGCGATAAAGCTTCCAGCTCGGGCAATTCCCGATTTACGCCCAAGCGCGGACGTGCAAATCTCATCGAGCTGATGGCCAACCGGCTGCACGGCGGCAAGGAGAACCAGTCGCCGGGAGCGCGAGTCTCTGACCCGCATTTACCCTCGCCACTCAAGGACCCCACCTAG
- the CG7139 gene encoding uncharacterized protein, with amino-acid sequence MSTERSSHSAEPADLALLLDRININNNNNNNKNNNNNNNNNNNNNNNNDNNNCGRSKSGGTHRKYATAEAPSSIRMCPASNLNSNQSNKQFNSICQRAQAGHKLMIIMRGPSGSGKSTLAESLLRQAHLLDRHQVRDFVLSSDDYFKTRRGYVFNPTLLPAAHEWNQQRVRDKAASGWSPIIVDNTNTMVWEMQPYVQFAVRHGYVIELLEPNTSWCKSASKLAQKNVHNVPRENIQRMLERFERTTAGELIQLMKETKYSVELPQLRNHPPLPAVPIITSFEESKLLEAPVPAPAENAFKLNANAQTWVPYEHGAPSYWSQTVNSVDTGDATVPEIPDALGAAAPVKSELSIIDLLREENQIKVVPSKAESSGAKPLEMHSLDCPNEPKGFAHLRQMYPNKQLAGLWDLFVKCQADVDWAVDILLKEDELNAATGSDQIGFEETIDSEEAAQFQCDCDKAVEAQESPISTPICASPTLPVSKTESKPQRQPRNKRASAPTNKELQLKIQNCFVLGDEQYSEHTRKIRDIRNGILDQPTVPKLLEAPEEPELEEQEEEEDPEENTLLEIDLGGTLIEQLRAQFHTEDELLPPEQELPTATKIFMPRQLAKQLYMLWMEAVFNQLEEIRQQTMRDDEQFARLLKHPGYADCSESPSNVAELLDMELAWSIYNSEQLAAKKAAELTARKQTPTDIATHLTKMKLCETFPDVPTDTVLEVFAATGSNYVQTVEVLDSNVKSMLSKAELYDKALREGEKLSEQMALEERRQQQQQKQHNSSGQGQRSSSSSYASGRSPQLQEEVKCAALRDFEETRNMAAHHSQLKAECYLKAKQAVQRGNSSVALYYSEIAKLHKQKIDVFNQRAANCIMEVHRHTQNNPDLLDLHYLHTVEAISCLDLFLDRHITVLRNTTRVYKHVFIITGRGLHSANGVSTIKNRVKARLGERRLRWQEVNPGLLRVKVFSASRHSKNF; translated from the exons ATGTCGACAGAGCGAAGCTCGCATTCAGCTGAACCAGCGGATTTGGCGCTTTTGTTGGACCgcatcaacatcaacaacaacaataataataataagaataataataataataataacaacaacaacaacaacaataataataatgacaaTAACAATTGCGGTCGCAGCAAGAGCGGTGGAACTCACAGGAAATATGCAACTGCTGAAGCCCCAAGCTCCATTAGAATGTGCCCCGCCAGCAATCTGAACAGCAACCAAAGCAACAAACAATTTAACTCGATTTGCCAGCGGGCGCAGGCGGGCCATAAGCTGATGATCATAATGCGCGGCCCTTCAGGCAGCGGTAAGAGTACACTGGCAGAGTCTCTGCTGCGCCAGGCGCATCTACTCGATCGACACCAGGTGCGCGACTTTGTCCTGAGCTCAGACGACTACTTCAAGACGCGCCGCGGCTATGTCTTCAACCCCACTCTGCTGCCAGCTGCCCACGAGTGGAACCAGCAGCGAGTGCGCGATAAGGCCGCCTCCGGCTGGAGCCCCATCATCGTGGATAACACCAATACAATGGTCTGGGAGATGCAGCCATATGTCCAGTTCGCCGTGCGCCACGGTTACGTAATTGAGCTTCTCGAGCCCAATACTAGTTGGTGCAAGTCTGCCAGCAAACTGGCCCAGAAAAACGTCCACAACGTCCCACGGGAGAATATTCAGCGCATGCTAGAGCGATTCGAGCGGACGACTGCGGGAGAGCTCATTCAG TTAATGAAGGAGACAAAGTATTCTGTGGAGCTGCCGCAACTACGCAATCACCCGCCCCTTCCTGCCGTGCCTATCATCACGAGCTTTGAAGAGAGCAAGCTGCTGGAAGCCCCAGTCCCAGCGCCAGCGGAAAATGCCTTTAAGCTGAATGCTAATGCCCAAACGTGGGTGCCCTACGAGCACGGAGCGCCTTCATACTGGTCGCAAACAGTGAACTCAGTAGACACAGGCGACGCGACAGTTCCGGAAATTCCGGATGCTTTGGGTGCCGCAGCTCCCGTAAAGAGCGAATTGTCTATTATTGATCTGCTCCGCGAAGAGAACCAAATAAAGGTGGTGCCGTCGAAAGCGGAGTCTAGCGGGGCAAAGCCTCTTGAGATGCACAGCCTAGACTGCCCAAATGAACCGAAAGGGTTTGCACACCTGCGCCAGATGTATCCCAACAAACAGCTGGCCGGCCTCTGGGATCTGTTTGTAAAGTGCCAGGCCGACGTGGATTGGGCCGTTGATATTCTATTAAAGGAGGACGAGCTCAACGCGGCCACTGGTTCGGATCAAATCGGATTTGAAGAAACTATCGATAGCGAGGAGGCGGCGCAGTTTCAATGCGACTGCGACAAGGCGGTTGAAGCCCAGGAATCTCCGATTTCAACTCCCATCTGCGCCTCACCAACTTTACCAGTATCGAAGACCGAATCCAAGCCGCAACGTCAACCGCGCAACAAACGAGCATCGGCCCCCACCAACAAAGAGTTGCAACTGAAAATCCAGAATTGCTTTGTGTTAG GCGACGAACAATACTCGGAGCACACCCGTAAAATTCGCGATATTCGCAATGGAATCCTGGATCAACCTACAGTGCCTAAGCTACTGGAAGCACCCGAGGAACCAGAGCTTGaagagcaggaggaggaggaggacccTGAAGAAAATACTCTGCTGGAAATTGATTTGGGCGGCACTTTAATTGAGCAGCTGCGCGCTCAGTTCCACACGGAGGACGAGTTGTTGCCGCCGGAACAGGAGCTTCCCACcgcaacaaaaatatttatgccgcGTCAGCTAGCCAAGCAGCTTTACATGTTATGGATGGAAGCTGTGTTTAACCAGCTAGAGGAGATACGCCAGCAGACAATGCGCGATGACGAGCAGTTCGCCCGCCTGCTCAAGCATCCAGGTTACGCCGATTGCAGCGAGTCTCCGAGCAACGTGGCTGAGCTTTTGGATATGGAGTTGGCCTGGAGCATATACAATAGCGAGCAGCTGGCCGCCAAGAAGGCAGCCGAGTTGACCGCTCGCAAACAAACGCCCACCGATATAGCTACCCACCTAACCAAGATGAAGCTGTGCGAGACGTTCCCGGACGTTCCTACCGACACTGTGCTTGAGGTCTTTGCCGCAACCGGCAGCAATTACGTTCAAACAGTCGAGGTCTTGGACAGCAACGTTAAGAGTATGCTGAGCAAAGCGGAACTCTATGATAAGGCCCTTCGCGAGGGCGAAAAGCTTAGTGAGCAAATGGCGCTGGAagagcggcggcagcagcagcaacaaaagcaacataACTCCTCCGGCCAAGGCCAGcgctccagctccagttcgTACGCCTCTGGCCGGTCGCCCCAACTGCAAGAGGAGGTCAAGTGCGCCGCTCTTCGCGACTTTGAAGAGACGCGAAACATGGCCGCCCATCACTCCCAACTTAAAGCAGAGTGCTATCTAAAGGCCAAACAGGCGGTACAGCGCGGCAATAGTAGCGTGGCGTTATACTACTCGGAGATAGCCAAGTTACACAAGCAGAAGATCGACGTATTCAACCAGAGGGCGGCCAATTGCATAATGGAGGTGCATCGGCACACCCAGAACAACCCGGACCTGCTAGACCTGCATTACCTACACACGGTAGAGGCGATCAGTTGCCTGGACTTGTTCCTTGACCGCCACATAACTGTGCTGCGCAACACCACCCGCGTGTACAAGCACGTATTCATTATCACGGGCCGTGGTCTTCACAGCGCAAACGGAGTGTCCACCATTAAGAACAGGGTGAAGGCCAGGCTGGGCGAACGCCGTTTGCG ATGGCAAGAAGTTAATCCAGGGTTGCTGCGCGTCAAGGTGTTTTCAGCATCGCGTCATTCAAAGAACTTCTGA
- the CG7133 gene encoding uncharacterized protein: MSDVYEDHYQVLGLPRNATDSEIKDAFRRLSLQYHPDKNEDGAKEFLRINEAHRVLIDHQRRALYDCCFQSMDVEAIIPAENANGQLPELGNPFFPMPPETPPASFREKLKVAAFIGGLLVGTYVGYRVFQKPPPSIPVPRPIPTQELSDSHLGSLWTLSSGLLALRSKRILGLGKLAPWANTRVSPRTLNAPFSSAAKVVAKTVIRGQRAVGSSATSSSSLASAANVAVKSLPSKASVNSATETVAKTLSQGSRAGPYSALKTVWSSAVSYLRSLLNWATTPKWGKATPATIAGLVHNSRPVWSSAAKNTLAALMYACSKISSYLRALAGRFISPTFRRLQRLQSFKGSLKN; this comes from the coding sequence ATGAGCGATGTCTACGAAGATCACTACCAGGTTCTGGGCTTACCGAGAAATGCCACCGACAGTGAGATTAAGGATGCTTTTCGGCGGCTGTCCCTGCAATATCATCCCGACAAAAACGAGGATGGAGCGAAGGAGTTCCTTAGAATCAACGAGGCCCATCGCGTCCTGATTGACCATCAGAGAAGGGCCTTGTACGATTGCTGCTTCCAGTCCATGGACGTTGAAGCCATTATTCCCGCTGAGAACGCTAATGGCCAACTGCCTGAATTGGGAAATCCATTCTTCCCAATGCCACCCGAAACGCCGCCTGCTAGTTTTCGCGAAAAGCTCAAAGTTGCTGCCTTCATCGGAGGCTTGCTGGTTGGTACATACGTGGGGTACCGGGTATTCCAGAAACCGCCGCCATCTATCCCAGTTCCCCGGCCAATTCCAACGCAGGAACTAAGCGATTCGCATCTCGGATCCCTATGGACATTGTCCTCCGGGCTATTGGCATTGAGATCGAAAAGAATACTGGGACTCGGCAAACTGGCGCCATGGGCAAATACTCGAGTTTCTCCTAGGACTCTGAACGCGCCCTTTTCTTCGGCTGCCAAAGTCGTGGCCAAAACAGTAATCCGAGGCCAAAGAGCCGTAGGTTCTTCTGCAACTTCCAGTTCGTCCTTAGCATCGGCTGCGAACGTGGCTGTGAAATCCCTACCAAGCAAAGCTTCAGTGAATTCTGCTACGGAAACAGTCGCTAAAACACTTTCCCAGGGATCACGAGCTGGACCATATTCAGCTTTGAAAACAGTTTGGTCCTCAGCGGTTTCATATCTGCGCTCTCTTCTAAATTGGGCAACTACACCGAAATGGGGGAAGGCAACACCAGCAACCATTGCTGGTTTGGTTCATAACTCCAGACCAGTTTGGTCATCTGCAGCAAAAAATACCCTTGCTGCCTTGATGTATGCATGCTCCAAAATATCTTCGTATTTGCGCGCTTTGGCCGGGCGCTTTATTAGTCCCACCTTTAGACGCCTCCAAAGACTACAATCTTTTAAAGGAAGcttgaaaaattga